TCCACCTTCGAAGACAGTAGACTGCAAGAATCGAGGACTTGTTGACATTCCCTCCCATTTACCTTCTGAAACTCAAATCTTACTGTTGCAGAATAACCACATTTGGAGAATCAATCAAAGTGCATTCACTGGAGCACCTTGGCTCAAAATTTTAGAGCTGTCTAATAATTCGATAACAAGTTTGGCATCAGGTGCTTTCCAAGGGCTACGATACCTACAGGTTCTAAACCTAACCAAGAACTTGATTCATTATGTAGAAAACAAGACTTTCAGTTCCCTCCCACAGCTGAAAGAACTGGATTTATCTTCCAACAGGATATTAAGTCTGCCTGAAACTTTGGGGAAAAATACCGGAAATATAACGTTATTGTCTGTGAAACATAACAAGCTTCAGAAAATGGAAAGAGTTCTTCTGGAGTCACTTCCAAACCTGAAAGTTGTTCTTTTCAAAGATAACCCATGGCAATGTAATTGCAATGTCTTTGGCCTTAAACTGTGGCTGGAGAGCTTTTTATACAGAGGTAAGTAACTTTCTTCATTAGGAAGAATGCAGGCAAACAGAAGGTCTAGCATACCCCTTAATTGTTCTAATCGCTATGACCTTAATGCAAGAAACTATTTAAGCACACATTTAATTCCATCCCTGCTCACAAGCATACTTATGCACATGTCTTTAGAAGAGGGATGCTTACCTGAATTGGGGCATGCGATTATTGCACGTAGCGCTTCTGTACTGACAATATGCTACAAATAGGTATGTTTTTCTGAGGTACATCAGCATTAAATATTCACAGAAAAGACTCTGTAAATCACCATCCCATACACATGTTTTATAAGTGACATCTGGCTGCACAGAAAATGTGCATATAGCAATTTCTAAACCATTTACATGATCCTTTCCCATGTGAAAGATTCTAATTTCAGGTATATTTAAAATAGAATACATATTTCTGAAAAGTTTATTTGGATCTTAATAATATAATtactatatgcaaattagtgAACTTTGGGAATATTTATATTAAACTACCTAATAACATTCAATTCTCTATAGCTAGCTGTAAATTCATCAGTAATTTCTTtactcttttttggggggggggatattCAGAAGttgtttctttttacttttgAATGGCCTTGCAGTGTTTTATGACGGGCAGTTTTAGAATCCAAAATGATTAGATTACAGACTACAAGGGTTTATCATCCTAAAATGTTCCTTTGCTCATTTGTTCTGAGTCGGCAGAGTGTAAGGAGAGAAAGATATTAATGGAAGCAAGGCAGGTTTTGAGAAACCAGGAAACAAGACATCCACTTTTTTCCTAAAATAAATTTTGATGCTCAAATATGAGTATTTTCTAAGCTTCCTATTGGCATATGAACTAATACAGTGGCACACTGCAACAAGACAGTATATGTTGAGTGGCTTGCTGCAAGACAGCTGCTATTCAGAATCCACTGAGTTGCCTTAACTCACAGTTAAGTGGGCAACAGTCTTGAAGATATCTCATTTGAGAAAAAAAGAGTAGAGGACTAAGTTCAGACTGTAATGAAGTCCTAGTAGACAACCTGTGATAGGCATAGTAAACGGCAGTCTAAGTAGAATTGCGGCATTCATCACTATTTTCTAGTAGCACTAAGCACAAAGAGTTACTGTGGAACTTGCCAACTAGCTTTACTCTGGGCTATAATTTATTCTACTAATTAATTAACTAATATTTAAATGAGTTTATACAAGAATAAAGGAAAACTTCATACTTTTGTACTAGACATGTTTATTCTTCATTCATACTTCCTTgctcaagtttaaaaaaaatctgatgataACCAATGCATCAATGACTAGTGAAACCTCCAAATGCTACATTAGAAAGTTTCAAATATGCACCAGAAcccaatgagaaaaaaaattctcaatttTGTCCCCATCCtttaaaattgtttaattttAGAACATCTTTCACTAGAACAAtggtatttctttttcttctgtgttatATCTCTTTTTGTACTGAGGTCCTGTTTCATAGGATAACTACCTAATCATTAAGCCAGTTCCTTGGCATGCTCCAGTGTTACTGGCCACAGTGGGAAATAGCATGCTCCAACAGTACTGGCCACACTGGGAAACAGCTAGCAAAAAGACAGTATCCAGGTAAAATACAGTCATTGCAGCTGGGCACAAATTAAAGCAGTCTTGCGGCCATGCTAAATTATGTTGGGAACCAAACAAGAGTAAATGGCTTGAGGAAAGCTGGTAAATAAAACATGTCTGCAACTTCCAATAATATGTGTGCCAGGGAAAATACTGCCCAAAATCAGTCTCTGGTTCATTGGAGCTGTGAGGAAAGATATACATTTAATTAAGTCCCATCTATTTAAGATTACTAGTGCAACTAGATAATAGTGAAAAGATGGCATTAGTTTCAGGAAGTATATCAGCAAAATTAAACAAGGTGCTTAAAGCCAGTAGCCACATGCAACTAGAGTAAAACTTATCAAAATCTTCCTGTGGCTGTGTTGATGGAACAGTTTTGTAATTTAACTGGCAGAAGTTATTATCTTGAAGGGATTCAGCTCCCTAAGGTAACATCCTAATATTTTATCCCCAAGCTTTTGTTAGATTTTTCTGGACTAATTCCCCATAACAAATGTCAGCAGGGATTCCAACTTCTGCATGCAGAAGAATGTAAAGGTCCAAGATCAGCATATCCGATTGTCTTAATTAACATGCCAGCAacataacttttaaaaattttatcTCTGAAAAAACAGC
The window above is part of the Alligator mississippiensis isolate rAllMis1 chromosome 12, rAllMis1, whole genome shotgun sequence genome. Proteins encoded here:
- the LRTM1 gene encoding leucine-rich repeat and transmembrane domain-containing protein 1, whose product is MKGYLLLISNVIILIYEVHGCPEKCLCHPPSKTVDCKNRGLVDIPSHLPSETQILLLQNNHIWRINQSAFTGAPWLKILELSNNSITSLASGAFQGLRYLQVLNLTKNLIHYVENKTFSSLPQLKELDLSSNRILSLPETLGKNTGNITLLSVKHNKLQKMERVLLESLPNLKVVLFKDNPWQCNCNVFGLKLWLESFLYRGGISDGIICSTPENRKGKDLLKVPYEMYGVCPATAAHVTLASFHHHTSEHRNSLKHAHHNEHGDSSHSDCEPKPKSRPVNLRHAIATVVITGVVCGIVCLMMLAAAVYGCAYAAITAKYHKEHLAPAIEQGSPEEKEPFDSSLA